In Euzebya sp., the sequence GCCAACGCCCCCGGCGACCCTCGCGACGACGGCAACCCCCCGTGTTCGGGCAGCGCCCTCGACTCCGCCCACCTCACCCTGGCCGGGGACACCCTGCTGTTCACCCAGCGGCGCAACTTCGACCGGTGGCTCGTGGCCGTCGACCTGGCCGGACCCGACATGACCCTCGCGTGGGAGGAGTACTTCGACGGCTGGGAGAGCGCGTTCTTCCCCCGCATCATCGTCAGCCCCGAGGGTGACGTCGCCTACTACGCCCACCAGCGCGGGTCCGGTGACCAACCGCACCTGATCGGCGTGTACGCGGTCGACACCGGCGCCGAGCTGTCCACCGTCGAGGTCGGCGACGTCGCGCAGATGGCGGCGGTCCCCGGCGGGCTGGTCGTCCACACCGACGACGCCCCGCAGCGCCTGACGCGCTACGACCGGTCGGGTGACGACCTGGTCCAGGACTGGTCGGTGGTCTACGAGCGCGACGACAGCGCCGACGAGTCGGGGCTCGGGATGTGGGTCGACCGCCTCGCCGTCGCCGGCGACCGCATCGTGACCGCCGAGCCCAGCGGCGACGTGCTCTTCGCGATCTCCCTCGACGACGGTCGGCCCCTGTGGCAGCACGAGCCGGTGCCGTCGTTCGTCAACGCCGGTGAGCCCATCGTCGACGCCGCGGGTGCCGTCTGGTACACGACCTTCGGGTTCGGCCTGTCCGCGCTCGACGGCGCCACCGGTGCGCTCCTGACGACGACCGGCGAGGACGCCGACGCGTTCTTCGGCGAGTTCCGCGGCGAGCGCATGGCCCCCGTCCTCGACGACGGGAGGGTGATCCTCGCCAACACCGCGTCCGCCGAGTCGGACAGCGGGGTGGGCCTGCAGCTCGCCGCCGTGGGGCAGGGGACCGCACGGCTCGACGGGGACACCCCCGACGACGTCGCCATCCAGATCTGCCAGCTCCTGTTCGCCGCCGACGACACCGCCGGGGAGGTGCTGCTGTCGCGGGACGACGCGTTCCCCGACGCGCTGGCCGGTGCACCCCTCGCGGGGGACGACGGCTGCATCCTCTACACCGACGGCGGCCCTGACGCGCCGCTGGTCGACGAGACGCGCGCCGAGATCGACCGGGCCCTGCCCCCCGGTGGACGGGTGAACATCCTCGGCGGGACCAACGCCGTCTCGCAGGCCGTCGAGGACGAGCTCCGCGGGGCCGGCTACGAGGTCGTCCGCTTCGCCGGGGCCTCCCGGGTGGAGACCGCCGCCCAGGTGGCCACCGAGGTCCTGCGCCGCAACCCCGGCACGACCGACGTCCTGCTCGCGACCGGGGACAACTTCCCCGACTCGGTGCTCGGCGGAGCCTTCGGCGGGGCGGTCGGTCGCCCCATCCTGCTGACCGTGGGCGAGGTCCTGCACCCGGTGACCCGGGAGTTCATGGCCGAGCACGGCATCGCCGGCACGACCGCGCTGGGCGGGGAGGCGGTCGTCCCCGAGGGGGCGCTGGCGCAGTCCCCCGGCGGGGTCCGCATCGCCGGCCCCAACCGGTTCGCCACAGGCGCGCTGATCGCCGCCGAGCTGTGGCCCGAGGTGATCGGCTCGCCTGACCCGGAGGACCGGGAGTTCATCGTCGTCGACCTGTCGAACGCCCGGGACGGTGACGCCTGGACCTACGCCCTCGCGTCCGCGCCGCTGGCGGTCCGCCGCGGCGCCCCGCAGCTCGGCGTCGAGCCGACCCGCCTGCCGGCGGAGACCCTCGACTTCCTCACCTCCGTCGGGTTCACCGCCCCACCCGCGTTCACCGTGGTCGGCGGCGTGGCCGTGGTGTCCGAGGACGTGGTCATCCAGATCCAGCAGGGGACCGGTGGCTGACCAGACCATGCTCGACGCGCGCCTGATCCTGGACCCGGACCTCCACGTCGCCGATGTGGACCGGCGGACGTTCGGCTCGTTCGTCGAGCACATGGGGCGCTGCGTCTACACCGGGATCTTCGAACCCGGGCACCCCGAGGCCGATGACGACGGCCACCGTCGCGATGTGCTGGCCCTCGCCCGCGAGATGGGGGTGACCCTGGTGCGCTACCCGGGCGGCAACTTCGTGTCCGGGTACCGCTGGGAGGACGGCGTCGGGCCCCGCGAGGACCGCCCGACGCGGCTCGACGCCGCGTGGCACTCCCTCGAGACCAATGCGCACGGGTTGGGGGAGTTCGTCACGTGGGCTCGAAAGGCCGACATCGAGGTGAACCTCGCCATGAACCTCGGCACCCGCGGGGTGCTGGAGGCCCTCGACCTCCACGAGTACTGCAACCACCCGGGCGGGACCTACTGGTCGGACCTCCGGATCGCGCACGGGCACCCCGAACCGTTCGGCATCAGGATGTGGTGCCTCGGCAACGAGATGGACGGCCCGTGGCAGATGGGTCACAAGACCGCCGAGGAGTACGGGCGGTTGGCCGCGGAGACCGCCCGGGCCCTGCGCATGGTCGACCCGGACCTCGAGCTGGTGGCCTGCGGCAGCTCGGGCCGCGGGATGCCGACGTTCGGGGAGTGGGAGGCGACCGTCCTCGAGCTCGCCTACGACCAGGTGGACCGCATCTCCGCGCACGCCTACTACGACGAGGTCGACGCCGGTGACCTCGGCAGCTTCCTGGCCTCGGCCGTCGACATGGAGGCCTTCATCTCAGAGGTGGTCGCGACGGCCGATCACGTCGGCGCCAAGCTGCGCAGCTCCAAGCGCATCGACATCTCCTTCGACGAGTGGAACGTGTGGTACCAGCCCGACCTGGAAGTCCCGACCGAGGACTGGCCCGTCGCGCCGCGCATCGCCGAGGACACCTACGACGTCGCCGACGCGGTGGTCGTCGGCAGCCTGCTGATCACCTTGTTGCGCCGCAGCGATCGCGTGACGACCGCGTGCCAGGCGCAGCTGGTCAACGCCCTGGCGCCCATCCGCAGCGAGCCGGGCGGGCCGGCGTGGCGCCAGACGAGCTTCTACCCCTTCGCCCAGGCCGCCCGGTTCGCGAGGGGGAAGGTCCTGGCGGTGCAGGCGATCACCCCCTCCTACGAGTGCGCCCGGTTCGGCGCGACCCCCGTCGTCCACGCGGTCGCCACGCACGATCCCGACCGCGACGAGGTCGTGGTGTTCGTGGTCAACCGCCACGTGGACGAGCCGGTCTCGCTGACCCTCGGCATCCGCGCGTTCCCCGACCACAGGGTGGTGGAGCACCTGACGCTGTCCGATCCCGACGTCCGCGCGGTGAACACCGAGGACGATCCGCTGCGGGTCGTCCCGCGCCAGGTCGAGGTCACCCAGCGCGACGGCGACGACGAACAGGTCCTGTTGCCACCGGTGTCCTGGAACGTCGTCCGCCTGCGCCGACCCTGAGCGACGTCGGGCGCCTCCGTCGTCGGCGGGTTCGCGGCGGCGGACTGGTCGCGCGTCAGCTCACCCGAGCTCGGCCAGCCAGGCCAGGACCCGGTCGAGCGCCGGACGACCGGCGGGGTCGAGCATCAGGTCGTGCCCGGCGCCGTCGACCACGACGGCGTCGGTCCCGTAGGCCACGGCCAGGGACCGCTCCTCGGCGACGGTGAAGATCCGGTCCTCGCCGGCCGCGAGGACCCGCACGGGGGTCCGGACCCGCGACGGTCGGGGTAGGACCGCGAGCATCTGCAGGTAGGCGAGGTAGGACTCGTCCTGCAGCCGGTCGTGGCAGGCGTCCACGACCTCCGCAGGGGTGTCCGGGGTGAAGAAGGCCCGGCGTGTCAGCGCGGGGGTCCCCACGATCGGCCACATCGACACCGTGGCGTTCGCCTTGGCGAAGGGCAGGGGGATCGCCCGCGCCGTCCGGACCGTGGCCCCCCACACGCCGGACCGGGGGACCGACGCGACGAGGATGCCGAGGGCGGCCGACCGCTGCTCGAGCACCCGCTGGGTGACGAGCCCGCCCATCGAGTGGCCGATGACGACGGCCTCGGTCCCGAGGCGGTCGAGCTCCTGGCCGACGGCCGCGACGTAACCGCCGATCCGCGTCCAGATCCGGTGCCTGCTCCCCGGCGCGTCGTGGCCGGGCAGGTCGATGGCTCGAGGTCGGTGGCCCGCCTCGGCCAGGACGGCGGACCAGTCGTCCCAGCACCACGAGCCGTGCCAGGCACCGTGGACGAGGAGGACGGAGCGGCCAGCCATGCCGCGACGCTACCAGCCGGCGGTGGGGCGCCCGTCGGGGGATGTCAGCACCTGCCCGCCATCGACACGACTGCCGGTCATCTGCCCGGCGAGGTCGGCAGCCACTCGCCGCAGGACCGGCGAGGGGTCGGTCAGCAGCTCGCGGCCAGCCGGTCGTGCTCCTGCACGTCCCGGGGTCGTGGCCGTCAGCGGATGCTCGATTCGGAGCCTGTGAGAGGCCTGGGTTCGCCTGGGAGTGAGGACCGCTCCCGGACACGCCCTACCGGAGAAGAGGGTCGTCAGGGAGTGGCTGTGGACGAATCGGATGGGTATCCGGGGGGGGGGTCGGAGCTTCCTAGGAGGAGACCTCGTGCTGCGCCTCATCGATGAGCCTCCGAAAGGTCTCTGCCTGGTCGGGGTGCTCCCGGATGGCGTCCCGCAGCGCTGACTTCGCCTGGATCAGCCTCCAGCGGTCCCGGCCTTCCTCGACGACTGCCCGCCAACCGTCCTGAGAGTCGACTCCCAGGTCCTCCACCGCCATCTCGACGACGTCCTCAAGGCATGGACGGAAGCGACGGTCACCCACGGGCAGGTGGACGTCGTATAGCTGCGCGGGTCCGTCCTTGCCAGCCTTCGCCAGCACATAGCCGTAGTCGGCACGTTCCGCGTGGACTTGGATGTGAGCCTGCGCCCACCTGCGTGCACGGACGTACTCGACGCGCAGGAGAGGGTTCCTCGTCACGGGGAACCCCACGGCGACGTTGGACTCGACCACGGCGAGGTATCGGCGTGCGTGGTCCCAAGTGCACCGCCACTCGACGTGCAGGTCCAGCAGGTGCTCCCCGCCGATGGTGAGCTCGACGGGGTGGTCGGTGCGCTTCCCCGGGGTGGAGATCACCACGCGATCGCCCCGGACCGTGGACTCGATGACGGCCTCAGGGCTGACCGTGCCGCGGAGCATCGCGGCTACGTCGTCGGCGAACTCCTGCGCCCTCCCTCGCAGTTGTTCGTCGATCGGTCAGTCCTCGTCTTCTCCGAGGAGGAAGTCGATGGACTGGACCTCTCTCCACACCCAGAAGTCCGGTCCACTCAGCAGGTTGCGCTCCGCGGCCTGCTGGGCTTCGGTGTAGGTCATCCCGATGGACGCGAGCAAGCGCTCACGCCGAGCGCGCAGGTCGGCGGCAGACGGCTCCAAGACCTTCATGGCGCGTTGCCTCCTCGTGGGTGTAGTCGTGTTCTACCCGGATCGACAACGATACGCATGGGGTGAGACAGTCCGGCCTTGCACCCAGCGGGCCCGTGTCGACGGTCGGGATCATCCCGGCTCGTCCAAGTTGGGTAGGACGGTCGCGGGCGTCGTCCAGGCATGAGGCTGGCCGCTCGTCGGTGGTAGCCGTTGGCGAGTG encodes:
- a CDS encoding cell wall-binding repeat-containing protein, translating into MKRTAAALVVVVAVALVPTAAVAAPLPGGSPAGTPQGDFTSPGQGPGVTGLEWVAVHPQLGRDGSHAHQLIRDAEGHVVLNAYEARGDGDVDVLVAIDPDDGSIAWQLEDMASDCLPVASDDGFVYAYTTGGGGHTATDLPGILEIDASDGTVVRSWEEPVANAPGDPRDDGNPPCSGSALDSAHLTLAGDTLLFTQRRNFDRWLVAVDLAGPDMTLAWEEYFDGWESAFFPRIIVSPEGDVAYYAHQRGSGDQPHLIGVYAVDTGAELSTVEVGDVAQMAAVPGGLVVHTDDAPQRLTRYDRSGDDLVQDWSVVYERDDSADESGLGMWVDRLAVAGDRIVTAEPSGDVLFAISLDDGRPLWQHEPVPSFVNAGEPIVDAAGAVWYTTFGFGLSALDGATGALLTTTGEDADAFFGEFRGERMAPVLDDGRVILANTASAESDSGVGLQLAAVGQGTARLDGDTPDDVAIQICQLLFAADDTAGEVLLSRDDAFPDALAGAPLAGDDGCILYTDGGPDAPLVDETRAEIDRALPPGGRVNILGGTNAVSQAVEDELRGAGYEVVRFAGASRVETAAQVATEVLRRNPGTTDVLLATGDNFPDSVLGGAFGGAVGRPILLTVGEVLHPVTREFMAEHGIAGTTALGGEAVVPEGALAQSPGGVRIAGPNRFATGALIAAELWPEVIGSPDPEDREFIVVDLSNARDGDAWTYALASAPLAVRRGAPQLGVEPTRLPAETLDFLTSVGFTAPPAFTVVGGVAVVSEDVVIQIQQGTGG
- a CDS encoding alpha-N-arabinofuranosidase: MLDARLILDPDLHVADVDRRTFGSFVEHMGRCVYTGIFEPGHPEADDDGHRRDVLALAREMGVTLVRYPGGNFVSGYRWEDGVGPREDRPTRLDAAWHSLETNAHGLGEFVTWARKADIEVNLAMNLGTRGVLEALDLHEYCNHPGGTYWSDLRIAHGHPEPFGIRMWCLGNEMDGPWQMGHKTAEEYGRLAAETARALRMVDPDLELVACGSSGRGMPTFGEWEATVLELAYDQVDRISAHAYYDEVDAGDLGSFLASAVDMEAFISEVVATADHVGAKLRSSKRIDISFDEWNVWYQPDLEVPTEDWPVAPRIAEDTYDVADAVVVGSLLITLLRRSDRVTTACQAQLVNALAPIRSEPGGPAWRQTSFYPFAQAARFARGKVLAVQAITPSYECARFGATPVVHAVATHDPDRDEVVVFVVNRHVDEPVSLTLGIRAFPDHRVVEHLTLSDPDVRAVNTEDDPLRVVPRQVEVTQRDGDDEQVLLPPVSWNVVRLRRP
- a CDS encoding alpha/beta hydrolase encodes the protein MAGRSVLLVHGAWHGSWCWDDWSAVLAEAGHRPRAIDLPGHDAPGSRHRIWTRIGGYVAAVGQELDRLGTEAVVIGHSMGGLVTQRVLEQRSAALGILVASVPRSGVWGATVRTARAIPLPFAKANATVSMWPIVGTPALTRRAFFTPDTPAEVVDACHDRLQDESYLAYLQMLAVLPRPSRVRTPVRVLAAGEDRIFTVAEERSLAVAYGTDAVVVDGAGHDLMLDPAGRPALDRVLAWLAELG